A genome region from Halichondria panicea chromosome 15, odHalPani1.1, whole genome shotgun sequence includes the following:
- the LOC135349368 gene encoding bifunctional protein GlmU-like: MRNRYHCWWRYQRQRKRSCTLITGRKEGNRGYCTTVTMASGPSDSGVGSNLLCYAIRLGPGEEITTKLLEFVATHNLKAAFILSCVGSVQSAKLRLAQATAASRNHVLTLEGKHEIVSLVGTLSDGGHLHASLADDKGGVVGGHVLGDMVVFTTAEVVIGECSQLMFNREMDTRTGFHELVISPKLE; the protein is encoded by the exons atgcgcaatagatATCATTGTTGGTGGAGGTACCAAAGGCAAAGGAAGAGAAGCTGTACCTTGATTACAGGCCGCAAGGAAggtaatcgaggctactgcaCTACTGTGACAATGGCCTCTGGACCATCT GACAGTGGTGTGGGGAGCAACCTGTTGTGTTATGCTATTCGTCTTGGACCTGGGGAAGAGATAACAACGAAGTTATTGGAGTTTGTAGCCACACACAATCTCAAAGCTGCTTTCATTCTGAGTTGTGTTGGGAGTGTGCAGAGTGCTAAACTGAGACTGGCACAAGCAACAGCTGCTAGCAGGAATCAT GTTCTGACACTGGAAGGGAAGCATGAGATTGTGTCCCTTGTTGGTACCCTGTCTGATGGTGGTCACCTCCACGCCTCCCTCGCTGATGATAAAGGGGGTGTGGTCGGAGGTCATGTGCTCGGTGATATGGTGGTGTTCACTACAGCCGAGGTGGTCATTGGAGAATGCTCACAATTGATGTTTAATAGAGAAATGGATACTAGAACTGGTTTTCATGAGTTAGTAATTAGCCCAAAATTGGAATAA
- the LOC135349289 gene encoding dentin sialophosphoprotein-like translates to MVLLSWTSSECSLISQSSIRTCQVGDSSEPSTNNEAGRTCKEKIVVSMTLMSDQQNSESLYANVREVYQTGESTASLLKKPFRIEISKSETISSYRVYYRGSANAKPSEHSSLYEWRENCRDHWSDAHLSRPRQPKADGGLEWDSQGFCCRCGSKRQSTYIKRPGAFCGNRDVATLFWHGYIELENDQLQKYGSSIHYMKMNDKWYDVFDIDQPILQYKVMVTLLEYNGILGNTESGVTVGNWTLVSSFELSPSNTVSRSPSGRVVARIEGELLGSSDPYDFITKKLLVPSSRVFSSDNTQQPQDSAGMNEWMLVEESMVDLSGKECNKIGTSFTAFRSQPVACQRESGTCFSNQPLDLLKHDGELLKRGKMGKYLLRNYGQVHPSTHPDADSFILRFVHTSLHNSFVTFYIDASDIQFVFNSVRGRIVDVTASDFTVNEESGLIVVDVENVGEIAGDFLVSLAHCHDDRVPSSKKTSIAPGQIKSVSFAFQAFVDEAQEVRCVVELYDVNYNLLGTSNVELNVNVSCFCYGECGCECSDNGTVTVFECPEEPPVVIETGPIFLRLFLIVLRMVGIHGIVGFFGGILLILGFIKLLFGGVCCCRKSKAQAYYDEQRKKGARVQQAKLFKCTGECRGAKMAKARQKRKVKRIRNLGKDPYRLDDWRNSSFVCSCNDELTDIRFANILKSLCFFYYCFFLPIIWLGRKIWWSVFRDTMKNKEVAKRTLLRSAKKDRKLETLGMVDIGAELKNLMTSDKKNEQLAQSAQKAAVLENKTKSDITDTTPRLKTKLGKNNQKSTAQKKSLIGNNVEPALQLQTKPNENNVNVTDQEKVKTEVPANLADATDPKANKKKKWWKKDGKKSKMDSQKSTEQVESFHSALELQTMPNENSVSATDKEKKQTQDPTKLAATSEPVPENLGDPQSDKANKKKKGSKKDEQKSKKEENDKTKELDTHIKKDRNIDRTAQKERKLTSRMDSAKPSRRVPGKSKRSDWMNEDVPDWDRADRNFEKASRRDERDRRSPREPRSTSRSRRDDRQSSERRERRGQGSRSRGPREKRGRSSRSRGTREKREHSSKSRGAREKRPREKTRSSRGRAAREDKKDHNSDSDESKKEDKLPEKKSLSSIESKHEALAEKVSSHHSKELNHIYDEITSQHSSRHSLASNSKKDTSVHSQHSSHHGSQPSVHSQHSSHHGSQPSVHSHHSSHHGSQPSVHSQHSSHHGSQPSVHSHHSSHHESQHSHHGSQPSVHSQHSSHHGSQPSVHSQHSSHHESQPSVHSQHSSHHGSQHSSHHGSPQPSVHSDHSSHHGSQPSEHESTHSSSFYSDSKDDLHSSQASVHSGESNNANSSHKSSSHSTEHTGVATSSSSNSTSQTDSTNLLSHTSSASNSNGRSSHSTDHTGTMKSSSTSSHSHSSTNSPQQSQETSGASSEDNHDDSTEQTHSKSSDHSDSKETTEHTHSESSDHSDNEPSEESDHSDNEPSEESSDHSDNEPSEESSNHSDNEPSEESDHSDSKETTHSESSEESSEESESEDHETDASDEESESESSSELSDSEHSQTDSSESSSSEHSSHPTSHTPSSHSHSHSHSHTSSGSHTRTMSSYTSSTLSSIESRRP, encoded by the exons ATGGTCCTGCTCTCCTGGACAAGCAGTGAATGCAGCTTAATAAGTCAGAGCTCAATTAGAACTTGTCAAGTTGGAGATTCTAGTGAACCTAGTACAAACAATGAAGCTGGGCGAACATGCAAAGAGAAGATAGTTGTTTCCATGACTCTAATGAGCGATCAg CAAAATTCTGAATCTCTATATGCGAACGTCCGTGAAGTTTACCAAACTGGAGAGTCAACGGCCAGCTTATTGAAGAAGCCATTTAGAATCGAGATATCTAAGTCTGAGACTATTTCAAGCTATCGTGTTTACTATCGAGGG TCTGCAAATGCAAAACCAAGTGAACATTCTTCACTCTACGAATGGAGGGAAAACTGCAGAGATCACTGGAGTGATGCTCACCTCTCTCGTCCAAGACAGCCAAAAGCTGATGGGGGTTTAGAATGGGACAGTCAG GGTTTTTGCTGTCGATGTGGTTCAAAGAGGCAGTCAACTTATATAAAACGTCCTGGTGCTTTTTGTGGTAACAGGGACGTAGCCACACTTTTTTGGCATGGTTATATAGAACTAGAGAATGACCAACTTCAGAAGTATGGATCCTCCATTCATTACATGAAGATGAATGACAAATG GTATGATGTGTTTGATATTGACCAGCCCATACTGCAATACAAGGTGATGGTGACTCTACTGGAGTACAATGGTATACTGGGGAACACAGAGTCAGGAGTTACCGTGGGTAACTGGACACTCGTCTCCTCCTTTGAGCTCTCACCCTCCAACACTGTCAGCAGGTCTCCAAGTGGAAGG GTTGTTGCAAGAATAGAGGGAGAGTTACTTGGCTCATCTGATCCCTATGATTTCATTACCAAAAAGCTACTCGTCCCTTCATCAAGAGTGTTCAGCAGTGATAATACGCAGCAACCACAG GATTCTGCTGGTATGAATGAGTGGATGCTTGTTGAAGAGAGTATGGTGGATCTTTCTGGCAAAGAGTGCAACAAAATCGGTACCTCCTTTACTGCATTCAGGTCACAGCCAGTAGCATGTCAACGAGAGTCTGGAAC GTGCTTCTCAAATCAGCCACTGGATCTACTCAAACATGACGGA GAACTGTTGAAACGTGGCAAGATGGGAAAGTACCTACTCCGTAACTACGGACAAGTCCACCCCTCCACTCATCCAGATGCAGACTCATTCATCCTCCGTTTTGTCCATACTTCTCTCCATAACTCATTTGTTACCTTCTATATAGACGCCTCGGACATTCAGTTTGTCTTCAACAGCGTGAGAGGACGAATAGTTGATGTAACTGCATCTGATTTCACTGTCAACGAGGAAAGTGGTCTGATTGTGGTGGATGTTGAGAATGTGGGGGAGATAGCTGGAGACTTCCTCGTCAGCTTAGCTCATTGCCACGACGATAGAGTGCCATCCTCCAAGAAGACATCAATTGCTCCAGGACAAATTAAGAGTGTCTCGTTTGCTTTCCAAGCTTTTGTGGATGAAGCACAAGAAGTTCGGTGTGTAG TTGAGCTGTATGATGTGAATTACAATCTACTGGGTACGTCAAACGTGGAACTGAACGTCAACGTATCTTGTTTCTGCTACGGAGAATGTGGATGTGAG TGCAGTGATAATGGGACAGTAACAGTATTCGAATGCCCGGAGGAGCCCCCTGTCGTTATTGAAACTGGCCCCATCTTCCTCAGACTGTTTTTAATAGTGCTACGAATGGTGGGCATACACGGCATTGTTGGATTCTTTGGTGGCATTCTCCTAATACTTGGGTTCATTAAGCTGTTGTTTGGTGGAGTCTGCTGCTGCAGGAAGTCTAAAGCACAGGCATACTATGAtgagcaaagaaagaaaggcGCACGTGTACAAC AAGCAAAGCTGTTCAAGTGTACTGGTGAGTGCAGAGGGGCAAAAATGGCAAAGGCCCGCCAAAAAAGGAAGGTGAAACGGATTCGGAATTTGGGAAAAGACCCGTATCGACTAGATGACTGGAGAAACTCCTCGTTTGTTTGCAGCTGCAATGATGA GCTAACCGATATACGATTTGCAAACATTTTAAAGTCACTCTGTTTCTTCTACTACTGTTTCTTCCTGCCCATCATTTGGCTCGGCCGCAAGATCTGGTGGAGTGTATTCAGAGACACTATGAAGAACAAAGAAGTTGCTAAGAGGACTTTATTACGATCGGCCAAGAAAGACCGGAAGTTGGAGACCCTTGGAATGGTGGACATTGGTGCAGAGCTTAAAAATTTAATGACCAGTGATAAAAAAAATGAACAGCTAGCACAAAGTGCTCAGAAAGCAGCTGTACTAGAAAACAAGACGAAAAGTGATATTACTGATACAACCCCTCGGTTAAAAACCAAGCTTGGGAAAAATAATCAAAAGTCCACAGCACAAAAGAAATCGTTGATTGGCAATAACGTAGAACCAGCATTACAGTTACAAACTAAGCCGAATGAGAATAATGTAAACGTTACTGATCAAGAAAAAGTAAAAACTGAAGTACCAGCAAATTTGGCAGACGCTACAGATCCTAAAGCTAATAAGAAGAAAAAATGGTGGAAGAAAGATGGAAAAAAATCCAAAATGGATAGCCAAAAGTCAACAGAACAAGTAGAATCGTTTCACTCAGCATTAGAGTTACAAACTATGCCGAATGAGAACAGCGTAAGTGCTACTGATAAAGAAAAGAAACAAACTCAAGATCCCACTAAGCTTGCAGCAACCTCAGAACCAGTGCCAGAAAATTTGGGAGACCCTCAAAGTGATAAGGCTAATAAGAAGAAAAAAGGGTCAAAGAAAGATGAACAAAAATCTAAAAAAGAAGAGAATGACAAAACTAAAGAACTTGATACCCACATTAAAAAAGATAGGAATATCGATCGAACCGCTCAAAAAGAACGCAAATTAACATCACGAATGGACAGTGCAAAGCCTAGTAGAAGAGTACCTGGCAAATCGAAACGTTCTGACTGGATGAATGAAGATGTTCCTGATTGGGATAGAGCTGATCGAAATTTTGAAAAGGCATCTAGGAGAGATGAACGTGACAGAAGATCTCCTAGAGAACCTCGATCCACCAGCAGGTCTAGGAGAGATGACAGGCAAAGCAGTGAACGCCGTGAGAGGAGAGGACAAGGCTCCAGAAGTAGAGGACCACGGGAAAAGAGAGGACGAAGTTCCAGAAGTAGAGGTACACGTGAGAAGAGAGAACACAGCTCCAAGAGTAGGGGAGCACGTGAGAAGAGACCTCGAGAGAAGACACGATCCTCCAGAGGGAGAGCTGCTAGAGAAGATAAGAAAGATCATAATTCTGACTCAGATGAATCAAAGAAAGAAGATAAACTGCCAGAAAAGAAATCGCTGAGTAGCATTGAAAGCAAACATGAAGCGTTAGCAGAGAAAGTGTCTTCACATCACAGTAAAGAACTGAACCATATTTATGATGAAATTACTTCCCAACATTCTAGTCGGCATTCGTTGGCTTCTAACAGCAAAAAAGACACCAGCGTACATAGTCAGCACAGCAGCCATCACGGATCACAGCCAAGTGTACACAGTCAGCACAGCAGCCATCACGGATCACAGCCAAGTGTACACAGTCATCACAGCAGCCATCACGGATCACAGCCAAGTGTACACAGTCAGCACAGCAGCCATCACGGATCACAGCCAAGTGTACACAGTCATCACAGCAGCCATCACGAATCACAGCACAGCCATCACGGATCACAGCCAAGCGTACACAGCCAGCACAGCAGCCATCACGGATCACAGCCAAGTGTACACAGCCAGCACAGCAGCCATCACGAATCACAGCCAAGTGTACACAGCCAGCACAGCAGCCATCACGGATCACAGCACAGCAGCCATCATGGATCTCCACAGCCAAGTGTACACAGCGATCACAGCAGCCACCATGGATCTCAACCAAGTGAACATGAATCTACCCATTCATCCAGTTTCTATTCCGATTCTAAAGATGACCTCCATTCATCACAGGCGTCCGTGCACTCAGGTGAAAGTAACAATGCAAATAGTTCCCACAAGAGCTCCTCACATTCTACTGAACACACTGGTGTTGCTACTAGCAGTTCAAGCAACTCTACAAGTCAAACTGATTCAACCAATTTGTTATCTCACACCAGCAGTGCAAGTAACAGCAATGGACGCTCTTCACATTCTACTGACCACACAGGTACGATGAAAAGCTCTTCAACTTCCAGTCACAGCCACAGCAGTACAAACAGTCCACAACAGTCACAAGAAACCAGTGGTGCAAGCTCAGAGGATAATCATGACGATTCTACTGAACAAACTCATAGCAAATCTAGTGATCATTCTGACAGCAAAGAAACTACTGAACATACCCATAGTGAATCTAGTGATCATTCTGACAACGAACCTAGTGAAGAATCTGATCATTCTGACAACGAACCAAGTGAAGAATCTAGTGATCATTCTGACAACGAACCTAGTGAAGAATCTAGTAATCATTCTGACAATGAACCAAGTGAAGAATCTGATCATTCTGACAGCAAAGAAACTACTCATAGCGAATCTAGTGAAGAATCTAGTGAAGAATCTGAGAGTGAGGATCATGAAACAGACgcaagtgatgaagaaagtgAATCGGAAAGTAGCAGTGAACTATCGGACAGTGAACATTCCCAAACAGACAGTTCCGAGTCCAGTTCCAGTGAACACAGCAGTCATCCTACCTCACACACGCCCTCCAGTCATAGTCATAGTCATAGTCACAGTCATACTAGTTCTGGCTCTCACACTCGAACTATGTCCAGTTACACATCATCTACTCTCTCATCCATTGAAAGCAGGCGTCCATAA
- the LOC135349304 gene encoding mediator of RNA polymerase II transcription subunit 17-like, giving the protein MAAPDEFKVCVESLHTNQIREINYEGEEILQEKTTVSQKLTELAQRVDFTDSIDRKELEPPPKKSAQKWPWELPHSKLKQALTEISVLSDVLQIIQHHRQYIALDPVLSNPTTAPSPVQQYIVKKKSLEKAGKILQAGTATLSKSSTRGEVEFHQALSNMRKRWRLRRLPSGVIVGDLGYHSAGSYKRPVFFEVRKREGGGVVEVVVPQELRGKSEIAVFLSPQPVEELPDLSSLSPTHIDRHAHEQRRGLPEWEVKLLEAQNVLFNQELFSIIAKEAYNQKPTVQHKVSSNKINVLLSPQCWLSVLHVHEYDNGTSQPSPLPHTPHWSLVVALKQLLREKQRKVSTLSKPQPSTVGFSAQTKLSSASVVPCREGDIKGITTESGVFKLFLDKAQHSCNEELVHGWMSELCSSCDDPLLRVTWLPSQSLIRTEYTLSLASPSEPSQRGVVIVTLTVDKFTLKKLDGNEFLYNMDKDRFMCALKHQILLHQGQVARSVASDLKWVILQTFDRPLLSSSLLQTSHDYLMACSLSLQSPDAHKKLDVLFQWSGVSVSVTHFASNPVTTAEAIDTIAPITSTLNLGPQYGQTFQQRFSNLLNSLTN; this is encoded by the exons ATGGCTGCTCCTGATGAGTTCAAGGTGTGTGTCGAATCTCTCCACACCAACCAGATTAGGGAGATCAACTATGAGGGAGAGGAGATACTACAGGA GAAGACCACTGTGTCGCAGAAGTTGACGGAACTTGCTCAACGAGTGGATTTCACCGATTCTATTGACAGGAAAGAATTGGAACCTCCACCGAAAAAAAGTGCTCAAAAATGGCCGTGGGAATTGCCACATTCAAAACTCAA ACAAGCCCTCACTGAGATTAGCGTACTCTCTGACGTCCTCCAAATCATCCAACACCACCGCCAGTATATAGCGCTTGATCCAGTCCTCTCCAACCCCACAACCGCCCCCTCACCTGTACAACAGTACATTGTTAAGAAAAAGTCACTGGAAAAAGCCGGTAAAATTTTGCAGGCAGGGACAGCCACGCTCTCAAAGAGCTCTACTCGAGGAGAAGTGGAGTTCCACCAGGCCCTCTCCAATATGAGGAAGAGGTGGCGACTGAGACGATTGCCCAGTGGTGTCATAGTGGGAGACCTGGGCTATCATTCAG CTGGTTCGTACAAAAGACCTGTGTTCTTTGAGGTGCGTAAGAGAgagggtgggggtgtggtcgAGGTGGTGGTCCCCCAGGAGCTGAGGGGGAAGAGTGAGATTGCTGTGTTCTTGTCACCACAGCCTGTGGAAG agcttcCCGACCTGTCGTCCCTGTCACCCACCCACATCGACCGTCACGCCCATGAGCAGAGGAGGGGCCTACCAGAATGGGAGGTGAAACTACTGGAGGCTCAGAACGTGCTCTTCAATCAGGAGCTGTTCTCAATA ATTGCTAAGGAGGCATACAACCAAAAACCAACAGTGCAACACAAAGTGTCCTCAAACAAGATCAATGTTCTG CTGAGTCCCCAGTGCTGGTTGTCTGTTCTTCACGTCCACGAGTACGATAATGGCACCTCCcaaccctcccccctcccacacactccacactgGTCACTGGTGGTGGCTCTGAAGCAGCTACTCAGAGAAAAGCAACGCAAG GTGTCCACATTGAGCAAGCCCCAACCTTCCACTGTTGGATTCTCAGCCCAGACTAAGCTCAGCAGTGCTAGTGTGGTCCCCTGTAGGGAGGGAGACATCAAAGGCATTACCACTGA GAGTGGGGTTTTTAAACTGTTTTTGGACAAGGCACAACATTCCTGCAATGAGGAGCT TGTTCATGGATGGATGTCTGAGCTGTGCTCTAGCTGTGATGACCCTCTACTGAGGGTGACCTGGCTGCCTAGTCAAAGTCTCATCAGAACAGAGTACACTCTCTCACTTGCCAGCCCCTCAGAACCATCACAAAG AGGTGTTGTGATAGTGACGCTGACGGTGGACAAATTCACTTTGAAGAAACTTGATGGCAATGAGTTCCTATACAACATGGACAAGGATCGCTTCATGTGTGCCTTAAAGCATCAG ATTCTGCTACACCAGGGCCAAGTGGCACGTTCAGTGGCTAGTGATCTGAAGTGGGTGATTCTACAGACATTTGATCGACCGCTCCTCTCTTCCTCTCTGCTCCAGACCAGCCACGACTATCTGATGGCCTGCAGTCTCTCTCTACAGTCACCAGACGCTCACAa GAAGCTTGATGTCCTGTTCCAATGGAgtggtgtgtctgtgagtgtgaCACACTTTGCTAGCAATCCAGTGACTACAGCTGAGGCCATTGACACTATAGCTCCCATCACTAGCACCTTGAACCTTGGCCCACAATATGGACAAACCTTTCAACAGAGATTTAGTAATCTACTCAACTCActaacaaattaa